The genomic stretch gatagcgatgtagcgctactaATACAGCGATGTAGTGCTAATGACCGTTCAAAATGCCTTTTCGGTTATGAGATTAGCACCATAGTGCCCTCTTCTTAGTGTTGTAACGCTGTTGCATCACAAATCAATATTTTCCAACCTCTTTCTTGAAAACTCTTGCGTTTTTTCACGGTTTTCACAGTTCATtcaatacataaaaataaaaataaaaataaaaactaaaacaaattccctaaacattgttccaaaccaaataaaaacaaaaatcataaaatgcttttaaaatgtaaaagaaaaataaaaataaattgaggAATGCCTCCTCAGAGAGTTGTCTTTAACGTCTTTTAGCTGGACTCTTTTTACTTTTAGATCAAATTGGTTCCAACATCACCACGGACTTGCATTTTTCCACTGGACCCTCCAAATAATGCTTCAacctctgaccattcaccttaaaaTGTCCCGTCTTCTCACTATGAACTTGCACTGCTCCATAAGGAAGTGACACAACTACCGTGTACGgtcctgaccatcttgacttcaatttacCAGGAAAAAGTTTAAGTTTGGAATTAAATAGCATGACTTTATCTCCTGGTTGAAAATCCTTCCTCAATATGCGCTTATCATGAAAGGCCTTCGACTTCTCTTTATAACTCCTTgcattctcataagcttcatttcaGAATTCTTCAAGCTCATTTAACTCCATCAGCCTATTCTGTCCTGCCATTAAGAGATCAATATTTAACTTTTTTACAGCCCAATAAGCTCTATGCTCCAGTTCCACCGGTAAATGATaagccttaccaaacaccaattgatatggtgacataccaatcggAGTTTTGAATGcagtgcgataagcccaaagtgaatcatcGAGCTTCTTCGACCAATCCTTCCTTGATGTATTTACTGTCTTTTCTAAGATACCTTTTATTTCCCTATTTGACacttcagcttggccatttgcaaTTGGGTGATAGAATAACGCCTTTGAATGATGAACACCATAGCGAGCACAAAGAGCAGTGAACCACTTATTGCAAAAATGACTTCCCCGTTCACTAATAATTGCTTTGGGGGTGCTGAATCGAGTAAagatatttttatgaagaaatttaagtacctctttcccatcacaagtaggagttgcttcagcttctacccatttagaaacataatccacTGCAAGAAAAATATACTTATTATTATACGATGATGGAAAAGGTCCCATAAAATCTATTtcaaacaactcaacttccaaaataccagtcattggcatttgatctcttcttgatatattcCCAGTCCGTTGACAATGatcacaacttttgacaaaatcgttagcatctttaaataatgtaggccagTAAAACCCACTTTTCAAAACTTTTGCTGTTGTTCTTGTTCCTCCAAAATGACCGCCGCAATGCAAACTATGACAGTGAGTCAAGATTGACAACATCTCCTCTTTGGGCACACATCTCCTAATAACTTGATCAGGGCAATGTTTATacagaataggctcctcccaataataacgCTTCACCTCCGAATAAAATTTCTTTAGTTGTTGCCTTGTCATCTCAGGAGGTATAACCTTAGCAGCCAAATAATTAACATAGTCTGCAAACCAGGGAACATCCTTGCAAACACTTACTTcgaacaactgctcatcaggaaaagcATCATTAATCTGAACTTCTTTATCAAGAGAATCTCCATCAATCTCCAATCTAGACAAGTGATCAGCCACCAAATTCTCAGTACCTTTCTTATCCTTAATTTTCACATCAAATTCTTGTAACAACAAAATCCACCGAATAAGACGAGGCTTGGAATCTTTCTTGGTCATAAGATTCTTTATCGCAGAATGATCTGTGTAAACAACCACTTTATTCCCAATCAAGTATGGCCTAAGTTTATCAGAAACAAACATTATGGCCAACAACTCCTTTTCTGTAGTTGCGTAATTtatttgagcatcattcaaggtacgacttgcataataaatcattctgaataccttgtcaactctttGTCCCAACACTGCCCCAACCGCAAAATCACTAGCGTCACACATCAGTTCAAATGGTAAATCCCATTGAGGTGCAACAACTATAGGTGCCGAGATCAATTTCTCCTTAAGTATCCTAAAAGCTTGTTGACACTTCTCATCAAAATCGAACGTAACCCCATTCATTAACAAAGTGGACAATGGCTTCGAAACCTTGGAGAAATCTTTGatgaacctcctataaaatcctGCATGACCTAAGAAACTCCGTACTCTTTTTACTAAAACCGGCGGTGGCAAATTCTCTATCGTCGAAATTTTTTCCCTATCCACTTCAATGCCTTTCTTAGAAATCTTGTGCCCCAATACAATTCCTTCATTTACCATAAAGTGgcacttttcccaattaagcaccaaatGTGACTCTTCACACCTCCTCAGAACCAGCTCCAAATTTATCAAACACGTGTCAAAAGAGGGCCCATAAaccgaaaaatcatccataaaaatctcAATCCCCTTCTCAACCATATCAGAAAATATTTCCATCATACACCATTGAAACgtggctggtgcattacataACCTGAATGGCATCCTTCTAAAAGCAAAAGTCCCATACGGACATGTAAAcgttgtcttctcttgatcctcCGGTGCAATTACAATTTGATGATATCCTGAGTACCCATCTAGAAAACAATAGTAGTTATGCCTCACCAACCTATCCAACACCTGATCaataaaaggcaaaggaaaatgatctttcctagttgccttattcaactttcgataatctatacatatcctcTAACCCGTCACAGTCCTTGTTGGAATCAGTTCATTAGTGTCGTTCTTCACCACATTCATACCACCCTTTTTGGGTACAACTTGTACTGGACTTACCCAagcactatcagaaatagggtaaatcactccagcatctaaccatttcaaaaTCTCCTtcctcaccacttctttcattgtcGAATTAAGTCTTCGTTGAGCATCAATAGTCGGTCTCGCATCGTCTTCCATGAGAATTCTATGCATAACTTTCAATGGGCTAGTTCCTCTTATATCAGCCAGAGTCCACCCTATAGTAGTTTTATGAGCCCTCAACACCCCCAACAACTTCTCCTCCTCTACTTCTGAAAAAAGTGATGAAACTATAACCGGAAGAGTCTCTTTTTCCCCAAGATAAGCATAACAGAGATGGTCTGGTAAAACTTTCAATCCTAAAACAAGTGGCTTCAGAATCGATGGTAGTGGTCTTTCCGGTCCCTCACCCAATTCTTCAAATTTCTTATGGTTCCATGGCTCAGATGATTTTATCCACTTCAAATAACTCACCTCTTCTTCATTTTCCTCACCATCTACATCATCAACTATAAGACTTAATTCAAGAGGAACCTCAATTAATTATTTTCTTCCTACTACTTCTTCTACCACATCAACTGAGAAACAACTATCACTTGCTTTAGGATAAGTCATAGccttaaacacattaaatactacttcttccccttgaactctcagctttaactctcctttttgaacatctatcaatgcttgcccagttgctaaaaatggtCTCCCCAAAAAAATAGGAACATTTTCATCCTCATCCATATTAAGAACTATAAAATCAGTTAgaaatataaacttatccacctttacCAATACATCTTCTATAATACCATGTGGATGCTTCATAAATCTATCAACCAGCTGCAATGTTACCGTGGTTGGCCTAGCTTCACCCAAACCAAGTCTAAGAAATACTGACAAAGGCATTAAATTAATACTGGCCCAAAATCGCAAagtgcatgcttacattcaaactcccCAATCGTGCATGGAATAGTAAAACTCTCAGGATCTcgtaacttttgaggaagtttccTTTGCAAAATCGCACTACATTCTTCCGTTAACGCCACTGTTTCACAGTCACCCATCTTTCTCTTATTAGAGagaatctccttcataaactttacATAGCTAGGCATCTGTTCTAATACTTATGCGAACGGTATATTTatatgtagcttcttgaacacctctaaaagCTTTGCAAACTGTTTATCTAAATTATGCTTACAAAGTctttgtggatatggaattcTAACATGGTGCTTAATACTCACAGGTGGGGTCTCCTCTTCTTTCTTAAGGTCTTTAGTAACCTTTTCATCATTAAACTTCTTTTCTTCTTTACCTTGTGTATTTCCCTTctgaccttcttcttcttctaactGATTCTTGGTTGGCCCTTCATATCTcgttccactcctcaaagtaatagcttggcactgttctttaggattaacttctgtagtgctaggcaaatttccttgagctctattagacattaaagtagccaattgccttatttgagtctccaaacttctTATGGACGCCCTGCTTTCAGTCATGAATTGGTTAATTACATCAGGTTGAGGTTCAGCTGGTTTCATTTGCATTGGGTgaggtggtctattttgtggttgataatatcTAGGTGGAGGGTTTTGGTGTGCATATTGTTGTGGATATGGTGGCCTATTTTGGGCAGGTTGATATTGTGGCTGAGGTGGAGGATAAGGTTGTAAAGTATTTTGATTGTTAGACCAGGAGAAATTAGGATGATTCTTCCAAGCTGGGGTGTAAGACATGAAATTGGGGTTATTGGGTTGTCTTTGGTAATTTCCTATAGCTTgtacttcttccatgggcatgttGTTCATATCTATAGTAGGGCATTGGTAGGGTTAATGGGTTGTACCAAACACTTCACAAAGGTTTTGAACTTGCACAGCTTGAGATGGGAGTGTAGTCTTTTTATAGTTGCTTTGTCAAGGCCGCTACTTGAGATGTAAGCATGGATATAGCATCCAATTCCATCATTCTGGCCACCTTCTTTGGttgtcccctttcagttggccGTTGGTAATTATTCATCGCCATCTCCTCTAATAGCTCATATGCCTTATTAGCACTCTTACTCATAAAGGCACCTCATGCTGCAGCATCTATAATTGTTCTCGTTGTGCCATTcaacccattgtaaaaattatgcaccaacatccacttttctattccatggtgtggacacttccttaacaactccttaaagcgctcccaagaatcatacagtgactctccatccatctgataaaaattattaatctcgccccttaactttgcagcctttgcTGGAGGAAAAAATTTGGCAaggaatttctgagctaactcctcccatgtagtgatagaATTCGCCTGTAAAGATATCAGCCAACTCTTCACCCTATCCctcagtgaaaatgggaataacctcagtcttatagcatcatcactcaccccattcatctttaACGTTGcacataactccagaaaattagctatgtgtaaattgggGTCCTCCGTTGGCATACCTCCAAATTGAACAGTTGTTTGGACCATTTGAAGGATGGCTGGCTTAATCTAAAAATTGTTTGTAGTAATGGTTGGAggtctgatgcatgaatgcactcctgtaacagtaggaagtacataatgTCTAAGAGTTCTTGGTCCTTTCTCCCTTAGAATTTCTGCagccccttgaccattattagcaccATTTCCCAAATTTTTAGCCATGGTAAAATCCAATCTCCTCTTTGTTTTCTAGTTTTGTCTacacgttctttcaatttccagatctattggtataatctccttttgtctattgcttcgcatataccaacaagtcctgaaacacaatagaaccttgatccaaataaatgttaacagaaactaaataaaataaaataaccaaattagaacaaataacaataaCTGTGATATTGGAATATAAGTCCTCGACAACAGTGCCAAAATCTTGATCTGTAATTtctgtacgcaagtatacgtagtcgtgtcaagtagtaaatttcggaagaacggatatcgtcccacagagactatctcccaagtaccactaattgattttcaaattctatttggttaattaaaatttaagtgaacaattaaaaataaaagaaatactatcaacTACGAACCAACattaaagaactggaaacaaaacaatgaatctctacttaaaaatcaataataaaaaaaacctaggaattaatttcatcaactgttcattccATTAAGTTTAGTAATCAATtttaaatctcttctttctattctaatagcaggttaatataatcgattcctattctttttcaagatataagatctcaatctatatgcaggttttctacatttctgtgataaacttgaacatataaaaggcattaaacatggaaacctaattactacataagtcatacaggtactttcgtccaatatgcaccctatgtctatacaatgatagcatattcaattctcatctttcgaattttgaatcaaaaccattaaatcaagcaaatagtgatcaagtatttactagcattaaataCATATCATATAGATCAGAATAGAAAACaagtatcaatagaaaatcataataaaattaaatagaatctcaggactacattaattcctagataaaagaaattagttcataaataccatgatgaaaataaactgcaaatgattgttcataaaattaagctaaaaattcagatgaaaaacagagaaaataatTACAACAGCCTCTTTTTATCTAAGGTTTTTAAAACTGAGAGTCCTCCCATTATCGCAGAATAATGCTCTTTAATTAGTCTTCCAaggttcccaagtgaaaagaccagattgcccttcaaaaagtggtttaaaatttgaaaaacgcgtaaccagcgctgtagcgctaaagtcagagccAAAACACATGAAGAATTTGtttactagcgctgtagcgctgcttGGCTGTTTGTGATAGCGCTGTGGCGCTGCATTTGTAGCGCTGTGGCACTACTTCCAGAATCAATCTTGCGTCAAAGTCCTtcctagtgctacaacgctccCTTGATAGCACTATAGCGCTATTAATAGCACCCAAAATTGCACATATCAATCCTGAAAAGCCCGATTTTGTTCAACTTTGACTCATTTTCACTCTTTTTACCAATTTAGCatggaaaacctgaaacatgaacaaacaagcataattccgaaataaaataatcctaaactaacgaaaaacaccctaaaaactagaccataaacaagcctaaaactcgtttatcacccaattttctaaaatataaagggaatatgtttctttcttttcatgtttacctgcatttggttgtactgatgagagccatagtgatcatgatttgtgcatgttgtttttcacgacctagtctctgtgtccactcacctgtaggtgtaaagacctagtatctgtatacaggaagtgttctgagcctcccccttgtggtggttatcaggttcggctacccggtttaggatgttaGTTTTTCTATGATGGGTAACAGGAACTAGGGATTtcgtggacggtgtgatgtgcacttgtagctatgctcttatgattatttgtggtttctctctattttggtttatacatgatgatgtatgttttattttcaaagctaaccatgcaggggttgtattaaacttttgggtcctatgTTATTATTCGCTTTCCTActaggctttataagctcacccctatctctcccattccaggagcctagtgacgcgaaTGTGGAAAATGTGAATTATCgatggagccaatgtgtttagcctatttctatttagtgtcattgtcttatcttttgaacattatatgtattcgacttcgaatctaatgattggtatatctgaatgagctatgaaatagttagggatgaggaatggtggatgctaagtattattttgggtatttatgacttattaaatttaactgtttggtgattacataactatgggaatattattgttctatgtataatgataaatggtcatgcttttatcactaatatttttatatataattataggagttattccattattttaacttataattatagtactatttaaaataaattaaattatcatttataaataccattttccaacaagggtcaaagtttgacctttgaccacccaagttatggatattacaaatcttcCACGGCCTAGGGCTCGAGTCTTGACATGGATCCTACTGAGTTCATGGACGATCTGATTGCTGAGTTTGTGGTGCCAACTTTCATTGAGTCGGTTCCGGAAACGTTCAAGGATTGGGCTTCTTTGCTATTTTATCACACTAGAAGGACACGAGAGGCGAAGGGCATACTTGTAAATTCCTTCACTGAGCTCGAAACTCATGCGTTCTATTCTCTTTCCGACGGTAAAACTCCACCAGTTTATCCAGTGGGACCAATATTAAACTTGTCATCAGCTAGGACAGACAAGTTCGCTGACATCATTAAGTGGTTGAATGATCAACCTCGTTCATCGGTAGTGTTTCTGGGTTTCGGGAGCATGGGAAGATTTCGTGAGGAACAACTGAAAGAGACTGTGACTGCGCTAGAACAAAGCAGCGTTACATTCTTGTGGTCGCTACGTCAGTCTGCACCGAAAGATAAGAATACAGTGAAGTATGTGTCACCACGAGACTACTCTTATTTAAGGCACGTTCTTCCTGCTGAGTTTCTCGATCGGACGGCTGAGAGAGGGAAGGTAATAGGTTGGACCCCACAAGTGGACGTACTAGCCCACCCGAAAATTGGAGGGTTCGTGTCACATTGTGGTTGGAACTCCACGCTAGAAAGTATTGGATTCGGAGTACCTATGGCCACGTGGCCACTCCATGCAGAGCAGCATTTGAATGCTTTTGAGTTGGTGAAGGAGCTGGGATTAGCGGTTGAGATTAAGTTGGACTACAAGAGTGAGTTTTATGGCGAGGATAATGATGATACGGTTGTGAGCGCCAAAGAGATCGAGAGTGGGATAAGAAGGTTGATGGAGCCTGATAATGAAATGAGAAAGAAGGTAAAAGAGTTGAGTGAAAAGAGCAAAGCAACAATTTTGAAGGGTGGGTCCACTGACTCTTTTATGAGCTGTTTTATCAATTACATGATTGACAATCATCCATGATTTGTTCGCTCTAAGTTTTCAATTACTAATGAGCTTTGTAGTAATATTTATGCTTTCATGAAATATGGATTCTTAATTATGAATTTATGAGTAATGACATTTTTTCGCATTATGAAATGATGGTTTTTATTTGAGATAGAGAAAATAGTGAGTGGCTAGAGTAAGAATGTTGTCTCAGAAGTTCATTTCTTTCAAAGTTACATTTTTTCTGTAACGTTAACAAGTTTCTGACTTTGatccattaattttttaaattgttcatcattttttttgttttcctttggcTTTGTTCACATTGATAGATCTTTCAGATAAATTAATAGGAACTTCTTCATCATTCATATTAAGATCAAATAAACTCATACCGGTGGGTGCCGATGTTGGTGATTCGAAGTCAGAAGAACAAGATTGGGGGGAATTGAAATTATGACCTTGTTGTTGGAATCTAGCTGGTGAATTGGTATTTTCATTTGTAAATTTCTCACAATCTTTAAGAATGGACCACATATGATCAAATTTCTCACAATCTTTAAGAATGGGCCACATATGGTCATCTTATGTGAAAAATATGTCATTATATAGGGATGTAAAAGTTAGATTTCTTATCTTCAATAATTTGGAAAAAGAGTAAAAGACAAAATAATTTGACATCTGAAGACCAAATACGATGTGACAATACAATACTACATGTATCTTTTcttaagataaaataatttg from Humulus lupulus chromosome 5, drHumLupu1.1, whole genome shotgun sequence encodes the following:
- the LOC133779421 gene encoding UDP-glycosyltransferase 71A15-like, which gives rise to MDPTEFMDDLIAEFVVPTFIESVPETFKDWASLLFYHTRRTREAKGILVNSFTELETHAFYSLSDGKTPPVYPVGPILNLSSARTDKFADIIKWLNDQPRSSVVFLGFGSMGRFREEQLKETVTALEQSSVTFLWSLRQSAPKDKNTVKYVSPRDYSYLRHVLPAEFLDRTAERGKVIGWTPQVDVLAHPKIGGFVSHCGWNSTLESIGFGVPMATWPLHAEQHLNAFELVKELGLAVEIKLDYKSEFYGEDNDDTVVSAKEIESGIRRLMEPDNEMRKKVKELSEKSKATILKGGSTDSFMSCFINYMIDNHP
- the LOC133779420 gene encoding uncharacterized protein LOC133779420 translates to MPSYVKFMKEILSNKRKMGDCETVALTEECSAILQRKLPQKLRDPESFTIPCTIGEFEYGEENEEEVSYLKWIKSSEPWNHKKFEELGEGPERPLPSILKPLVLGLKVLPDHLCYAYLGEKETLPVIVSSLFSEVEEEKLLGVLRAHKTTIGWTLADIRGTSPLKVMHRILMEDDARPTIDAQRRLNSTMKEVVRKEILKWLDAGVIYPISDSAWVLDRLVRHNYYCFLDGYSGYHQIVIAPEDQEKTTFTCPYGTFAFRRMPFRLCNAPATFQWCMMEIFSDMVEKGIEIFMDDFSVYGPSFDTCLINLELVLRRCEESHLVLNWEKCHFMVNEGIVLGHKISKKGIEVDREKISTIENLPPPVLVKRVRSFLGHAGFYRRFIKDFSKVSKPLSTLLMNGVTFDFDEKCQQAFRILKEKLISAPIVVAPQWDLPFELMCDASDFAVGAVLGQRVDKNLMTKKDSKPRLIRWILLLQEFDVKIKDKKGTENLVADHLSRLEIDGDSLDKEVQINDAFPDEQLFEVSVCKDVPWFADYVNYLAAKVIPPEMTRQQLKKFYSEVKRYYWEEPILYKHCPDQVIRRCVPKEEMLSILTHCHSLHCGGHFGGTRTTAKVLKSGTPKAIISERGSHFCNKWFTALCARYGVHHSKALFYHPIANGQAEVSNREIKGILEKTVNTSRKDWSKKLDDSLWAYRTAFKTPIAYENARSYKEKSKAFHDKRILRKDFQPGDKVMLFNSKLKLFPGKLKSRWSGPYTVVVSLPYGAVQVHSEKTGHFKVNGQRLKHYLEGPVEKCKSVVMLEPI